From Novosphingobium aureum:
ATCTGCTGACGCGAGAAAGGCAGAACGAGACGTCTTTGGTTCGGCTTGTCGAAATCGACACTGCATCCCGCGCCGTCGAGACGCTCGGACATCTCGACGAGGAAGCTCGCGAGTTTTTCAGCCGCCGACTTGCGCCCGAGCAGCAACATCCAGCGCCGCGTGCGGTCGAGCTCTCCCAGGGTGCGCTCGAGCAGCTTGTGTTCGAGCGAGGGGTGCTCGCGTGCGAAGGCATCGAAATCGCGGCGCGAGAAGACGCATACGCGCGATTCGGTCAGCGCCGTAACGCCATGACCGCTGGTCCCGCCGAAGGGACGGCCAATGAAGTCGGAAGGGTAGACCACCCCGACGATCTGTTCGCGACCGTCTTCGGTGTTGGTCGATAGCTTGAGAACGCCGT
This genomic window contains:
- a CDS encoding Crp/Fnr family transcriptional regulator, which gives rise to MSSCDLCVVRNRAICASLDAKELEALNAIGRTRTISPGESLIWEGEDSVLVANVIDGVLKLSTNTEDGREQIVGVVYPSDFIGRPFGGTSGHGVTALTESRVCVFSRRDFDAFAREHPSLEHKLLERTLGELDRTRRWMLLLGRKSAAEKLASFLVEMSERLDGAGCSVDFDKPNQRRLVLPFSRQQIADVLGLTIETVSRQFTRLKNDGVIDLPSRREVVILNMDALAAEAG